One Alphaproteobacteria bacterium HT1-32 genomic region harbors:
- a CDS encoding diguanylate cyclase, with translation MRMMVAMGRRANILCVGERSADMERLAIAIAGERDGVFFVTSERAGLGVVAENRPDLVIVAEYLRQGSRDSFTRLLNNGDGIAPTPVAWLCDPADADAYSSATSAGADEVFFGDEEEVMLLARTRPLIRMSMLYEEMWRRFSLARRFGLEPETVVTPAVSEAEPKLLLLETSEAESFGGDLTEGGLTHRVSDLAAAEQELVSDAYDALLFDATDETQDWPGFCSRIRNNPRLFHLPIVAATNGEKQFDMALYRAGVTQVVFKYGDMEVWRFLSSKRARHFALGQKLNRSLRQTMHDETVDPLTWTYSPAFLSSHLLAAVGTARAMRHPISIIRVKIANYPEMAAEFSLPSLYHMTQQVAQWITQLLRTEDLVSRDLDDSFTIVLPNTPRHEAEIVRDRVLGILVNTDLAVYDVYRPVAVDLIAGIAHMEDSDSADAMMERAAP, from the coding sequence ATGCGCATGATGGTAGCTATGGGAAGACGTGCAAACATCCTTTGCGTTGGTGAACGCAGTGCTGACATGGAGCGACTGGCGATTGCGATTGCCGGGGAACGTGACGGTGTGTTTTTCGTGACGTCCGAACGGGCTGGTCTTGGTGTTGTTGCCGAGAACCGTCCGGATCTGGTTATCGTTGCTGAATATCTGCGTCAGGGCAGCAGGGACAGCTTTACCCGGCTGCTGAATAATGGCGATGGAATTGCCCCGACACCTGTCGCCTGGCTCTGCGATCCGGCAGACGCCGATGCCTATAGCAGCGCGACAAGCGCGGGAGCAGATGAGGTTTTCTTTGGCGACGAAGAAGAAGTCATGTTGCTGGCGCGGACACGCCCGCTGATCCGGATGTCGATGCTCTACGAGGAAATGTGGCGACGGTTCAGCCTCGCCCGGCGATTTGGGCTGGAGCCCGAAACGGTTGTCACACCGGCTGTTTCCGAAGCGGAACCGAAGCTGTTATTGCTGGAGACCAGTGAAGCCGAGAGCTTTGGAGGGGATCTGACTGAAGGCGGTCTGACGCACCGGGTCAGTGATCTGGCGGCGGCGGAACAGGAACTGGTCTCTGACGCTTACGATGCTTTGCTGTTTGATGCGACGGATGAGACCCAGGACTGGCCGGGCTTTTGTTCCCGGATCCGCAATAATCCGAGACTGTTTCACCTGCCGATCGTTGCTGCCACGAATGGCGAGAAGCAATTTGATATGGCTCTGTATCGCGCAGGTGTGACACAGGTGGTTTTCAAATACGGGGATATGGAAGTCTGGCGCTTTCTGTCCTCAAAGCGCGCCAGGCATTTTGCTCTCGGCCAGAAACTCAACCGGTCGCTTCGCCAGACAATGCATGACGAAACCGTTGACCCGCTGACCTGGACCTACAGCCCCGCCTTTCTGTCCAGCCACCTGCTGGCGGCAGTCGGTACGGCACGGGCGATGCGGCATCCGATTTCGATCATCCGTGTGAAAATCGCGAATTATCCGGAAATGGCCGCAGAATTCAGCCTGCCCTCGCTGTATCATATGACACAGCAGGTTGCGCAATGGATCACCCAGTTGCTGCGAACCGAAGATCTGGTTTCGCGGGATCTGGATGACAGCTTCACGATTGTATTGCCGAATACGCCGAGGCATGAGGCGGAGATCGTTCGTGACCGGGTTCTGGGCATTCTCGTGAATACGGATCTGGCGGTTTATGATGTTTATCGCCCGGTTGCGGTGGACCTGATCGCTGGTATTGCCCATATGGAGGATTCGGACAGCGCAGATGCCATGATGGAACGGGCTGCGCCCTGA
- the meaB gene encoding methylmalonyl Co-A mutase-associated GTPase MeaB, which produces MSTRPVRPRRRKLSTGDYIDGVLTGDRVILARAITLVESRSAEHREQASALLKGVSAAAGKAHRVGITGVPGVGKSTFIDTLGSNLTSAGHKVAVLAVDPTSSRTGGSILGDKTRMARLSVDPNAFIRPSPSAGTLGGVTRRTRETMLLCEAAGFDIVLVETVGVGQSEIAVSDMVDFFLVLMIAGAGDELQGIKKGVLEVADMIAINKADGDNERRARRAASDYRSALNIMTPQNADWRPPVITCSALANTGVEDLWGRIIEHQTVMTENGALPARREQQNLRWMWDVIEDRLMERFRNNEEVSSQIAGIEPLVKDGTLPAGVAADQLISLLFSGR; this is translated from the coding sequence TTGTCGACACGCCCTGTCCGCCCCCGGCGGCGAAAACTCTCGACCGGTGACTATATCGACGGTGTGCTGACTGGCGACCGGGTGATTCTTGCCCGTGCCATCACGCTGGTTGAAAGTCGCAGTGCAGAACACCGGGAACAGGCATCTGCCCTGCTGAAGGGCGTCTCTGCTGCGGCCGGGAAGGCACATCGTGTCGGAATAACCGGTGTGCCGGGTGTCGGGAAAAGCACCTTCATCGATACGCTGGGCAGCAATCTGACCAGTGCCGGACACAAGGTGGCGGTGCTGGCGGTGGACCCGACCAGTTCCCGGACCGGGGGGAGCATTCTGGGCGACAAGACCCGGATGGCCCGGCTGTCGGTTGACCCGAATGCCTTTATCCGCCCCTCACCTTCTGCCGGGACGCTGGGCGGGGTAACCCGCCGGACGCGGGAGACCATGCTGCTTTGTGAAGCCGCCGGGTTTGATATTGTGCTGGTTGAGACCGTGGGGGTCGGCCAGTCAGAAATCGCGGTCTCCGATATGGTCGATTTCTTTCTGGTGCTGATGATCGCCGGTGCGGGTGACGAGTTACAGGGCATCAAGAAGGGCGTGCTGGAAGTCGCCGACATGATCGCCATCAACAAGGCTGATGGTGACAATGAACGCCGCGCCCGCCGCGCCGCCAGTGACTACCGCAGCGCTCTGAACATCATGACACCCCAGAACGCGGACTGGCGTCCGCCCGTCATCACCTGCAGCGCGCTGGCAAATACAGGTGTAGAGGATCTCTGGGGACGGATCATCGAACATCAGACGGTGATGACTGAAAACGGCGCCCTTCCTGCACGCCGCGAGCAACAGAACCTGCGCTGGATGTGGGACGTGATCGAAGACCGGTTGATGGAACGGTTCCGGAATAATGAAGAAGTCTCCAGCCAGATCGCCGGAATTGAGCCACTAGTCAAAGACGGCACCCTGCCCGCCGGTGTGGCCGCTGATCAGCTTATCAGCCTGCTGTTCTCCGGGCGGTAA
- a CDS encoding response regulator has product MTSKTVFIADDDPDIRSLLEIALSDIGGHEVIFAETGMQALSMTAELGRADIALLDMYLPDMQGPELLTRIRAIAPAKLKIVFLTGATAPVREELAQLKPDGIITKPFDPLTLAEEIKQYLSS; this is encoded by the coding sequence ATGACATCAAAAACCGTATTCATTGCAGATGATGATCCCGATATCCGGTCGTTGCTGGAAATTGCGCTATCTGATATCGGCGGTCATGAAGTCATCTTTGCCGAAACCGGAATGCAGGCTCTGTCGATGACGGCAGAGCTGGGGCGTGCTGATATCGCTCTTCTGGATATGTATCTGCCGGACATGCAGGGCCCTGAACTGCTGACCCGCATACGGGCGATTGCACCGGCAAAACTGAAGATCGTTTTCCTGACCGGTGCCACGGCCCCGGTCCGGGAAGAGCTTGCGCAACTGAAGCCGGACGGCATCATCACCAAACCGTTCGACCCGCTCACGCTCGCCGAAGAAATCAAACAATATCTTTCCAGTTAG